In a genomic window of Saccharothrix sp. HUAS TT1:
- a CDS encoding cellulase family glycosylhydrolase, with product MKRSTAVLAAGAVVLGSAAMVLPQAVAAAQGCKVDYAVTSQWSGGFQASVKVTNLGDTISGWSLGVSFPNTSQRVVQGWNATWTQSGSTATATNVDWNRTLGTGGSTDLGFVGSYSGGNPTPTSFTLNGVACTGSTTSTSTTTSTTTTTTNPPVGTTPVAINGQLRVCGVNLCNQFNRPIQLRGMSTHGIQWFDKCYNNSSLDALAKDWKSDLFRIAMYVQEQGYETNPSGFTNRVNSLVDMAEARGMYAMIDFHILTPGDPNFNLERAKTFFSQVASRNANKKNVIYEIANEPNGVSWQSIKNYAEQVIPVIRAADSDAVIIVGTRAWSSLGVSEGSNETEVINNPVNATNIMYAFHFYAASHKDNYRATVSRAAQRLPLFVTEFGSVLATGGGTFDRASTTAWLDLLDQLKIGYANWTYSDANESSAALRPGTCNGGDYSSSGVLTDSGALLKSRISTQDNFPTS from the coding sequence GTGAAGCGCTCCACCGCCGTTCTTGCGGCTGGTGCGGTCGTCCTCGGATCAGCGGCGATGGTGTTGCCGCAGGCCGTGGCCGCCGCCCAGGGCTGCAAGGTGGACTACGCCGTCACCAGCCAGTGGTCGGGCGGGTTCCAGGCCAGCGTCAAGGTCACCAACCTGGGTGACACCATCAGTGGGTGGTCACTCGGCGTGTCGTTCCCCAACACGTCGCAGCGGGTCGTCCAGGGCTGGAACGCCACGTGGACCCAGTCCGGCTCCACGGCCACCGCCACCAACGTCGACTGGAACCGGACGCTCGGCACGGGCGGGTCCACGGACCTCGGGTTCGTCGGCTCGTACTCGGGCGGCAACCCGACGCCCACGTCGTTCACGCTCAACGGCGTCGCCTGCACCGGCTCGACCACGTCGACCAGCACCACGACGTCGACCACCACCACGACCACGAACCCGCCGGTCGGCACCACGCCGGTCGCTATCAACGGCCAGCTGCGGGTCTGCGGCGTCAACCTGTGCAACCAGTTCAACCGGCCGATCCAGCTGCGCGGCATGAGCACGCACGGCATCCAGTGGTTCGACAAGTGCTACAACAACTCGTCGCTGGACGCGCTGGCGAAGGACTGGAAGTCCGACCTGTTCCGGATCGCGATGTACGTGCAGGAGCAGGGCTACGAGACGAACCCGAGCGGGTTCACCAACCGGGTGAACAGCCTGGTGGACATGGCCGAGGCGCGCGGCATGTACGCGATGATCGACTTCCACATCCTGACGCCGGGTGACCCGAACTTCAACCTGGAGCGGGCGAAGACGTTCTTCTCGCAGGTCGCCTCGCGCAACGCGAACAAGAAGAACGTGATCTACGAGATCGCCAACGAGCCCAACGGCGTCAGCTGGCAGTCGATCAAGAACTACGCCGAGCAGGTCATCCCGGTGATCCGCGCCGCCGACTCCGACGCCGTGATCATCGTCGGCACCCGCGCGTGGTCGTCGCTGGGCGTCTCGGAGGGCTCGAACGAGACCGAGGTCATCAACAACCCGGTCAACGCGACCAACATCATGTACGCGTTCCACTTCTACGCCGCGTCGCACAAGGACAACTACCGGGCCACCGTCAGCCGGGCCGCCCAGCGGCTCCCGCTGTTCGTGACGGAGTTCGGCTCCGTGCTGGCCACCGGCGGCGGCACGTTCGACCGGGCGAGCACCACGGCCTGGCTGGACCTGCTCGACCAGCTCAAGATCGGGTACGCGAACTGGACGTACTCGGACGCGAACGAGAGCAGCGCCGCGCTGCGGCCGGGCACCTGCAACGGCGGTGACTACTCCAGCAGCGGTGTGCTCACCGACTCGGGCGCGCTGCTGAAGAGCCGGATCAGCACCCAGGACAACTTCCCGACGAGCTGA
- a CDS encoding 3-deoxy-7-phosphoheptulonate synthase, whose translation MPDQDTLPAPAEVVAADPLPAAAAGAVARHRETVAAVLAGRDPRLLVVVGPCSVHDPAAALDYAGLLATAAERLSDDLVVVLRAYLEKPRTVAGWTGLLPDPTLDGKGDIAAGLRLGRSFLVQAAATGLPLAYEFVDPLLAHHVADTVSWAAIGARTVAAPPHRHLASWLPVPVGMKNCVTGRVDTAVDAIRAAGLPHTFPGVGHDGRLTTLRSAGNPDAHLVLRGGSRPNYDAGSVAGALDALTAAGLPRRVVVDASHGNSGKDHNRQPVVVTDLAEQVAAGNRALVGVMVESYLADGGQSPTATPLRPDLSITDRCLGWDRTTPLLEVLARAARRRSAVR comes from the coding sequence ATGCCTGACCAGGACACCTTGCCCGCACCCGCCGAGGTCGTCGCGGCCGACCCGCTGCCCGCCGCCGCGGCCGGCGCGGTGGCCCGGCACCGCGAGACCGTGGCCGCCGTGCTGGCCGGCCGGGACCCTAGGCTGCTGGTCGTGGTCGGGCCCTGCTCGGTCCACGACCCGGCGGCGGCCCTGGACTACGCGGGGCTGCTCGCCACCGCCGCCGAACGCCTGTCCGACGACCTGGTCGTGGTGCTGCGCGCGTACCTGGAGAAGCCGCGCACGGTCGCCGGGTGGACCGGCCTGCTGCCCGACCCGACCCTGGACGGCAAGGGCGACATCGCCGCCGGGCTGAGGCTGGGCCGGTCGTTCCTGGTCCAGGCGGCGGCGACCGGCCTGCCCCTGGCCTACGAGTTCGTCGACCCGCTGCTGGCGCACCACGTCGCGGACACCGTGAGCTGGGCCGCGATCGGCGCGCGCACGGTCGCCGCGCCGCCGCACCGCCACCTGGCGTCGTGGCTGCCGGTGCCCGTGGGCATGAAGAACTGCGTCACGGGCCGGGTCGACACCGCCGTCGACGCCATCCGGGCCGCCGGGCTGCCGCACACGTTCCCCGGCGTCGGGCACGACGGCCGGCTGACCACGCTGCGCAGCGCGGGCAACCCGGACGCGCACCTGGTGCTGCGCGGCGGTTCCCGGCCCAACTACGACGCCGGCAGCGTGGCCGGGGCGCTGGACGCCCTGACCGCCGCCGGCCTGCCCCGACGCGTGGTGGTGGACGCCTCGCACGGCAACAGCGGCAAGGACCACAACCGCCAGCCGGTCGTGGTGACCGACCTGGCCGAGCAGGTCGCGGCGGGCAACCGCGCCCTGGTCGGCGTGATGGTCGAGTCCTACCTGGCCGACGGCGGCCAGAGCCCGACCGCGACCCCGCTGCGCCCGGACCTGAGCATCACCGACAGGTGCCTGGGCTGGGACCGCACGACCCCGCTGCTGGAGGTCCTGGCACGGGCCGCGCGCCGCCGTTCGGCCGTTCGCTGA
- a CDS encoding MDR family MFS transporter — protein sequence MSGGAVGTGRAVDAALWRTAFVLVLGTFMATLDSTIVSVGIDALAERFDAPVTDIQWVSTAYLLAVVTAVPAAGWLADRFGGRRTWLVAVAVFLVGSVLCALAWSLPSLIAFRVLQGLAGGLLPPIGQALLARAAGRDRIGRVIAVVGVVPLLSPVLGPLAGGSILGVADWPWLFYVNVPIGLVAILLARRHVAAAAPGSRDVPFDLRGALLLSPGLAVLVFGLTEVNGNAPAVAAGAVVVGLGMLVAFVVHGLRTTRTPLVDPRLFTRPPFGVAALALAVLGASVFGAMFLLPLYFQTGRGLTAWEAGLLLAPQGVGAAVASVFVSRAINAVAPRTLVLTGIALVAVGTAPFTQLGHALPDAVIVASLLVRGLGAAMIGAPVMNIVYSRIEPSHLPRASSALNLLNTVGGSIGTAILAVVLQDRLAANGSDVTAAFADTFWWVLGLALVAVLGATRLPRHRRPAAHEKGSADA from the coding sequence GTGAGCGGGGGAGCGGTCGGAACCGGCCGCGCGGTGGACGCGGCGTTGTGGCGCACCGCGTTCGTGCTCGTGCTCGGCACGTTCATGGCGACGCTGGACAGCACGATCGTCTCCGTCGGCATCGACGCGCTGGCCGAGCGGTTCGACGCGCCGGTCACCGACATCCAGTGGGTCAGCACGGCCTACCTGCTGGCGGTCGTCACGGCGGTGCCCGCGGCGGGCTGGCTGGCCGACCGGTTCGGCGGCCGGCGGACGTGGCTCGTCGCGGTGGCGGTGTTCCTGGTCGGCTCGGTGCTGTGCGCGCTGGCCTGGTCGCTGCCGAGCCTGATCGCGTTCCGCGTGCTGCAGGGCCTGGCCGGCGGGCTGCTGCCGCCGATCGGTCAGGCGCTGCTCGCGCGGGCGGCCGGTCGGGACCGGATCGGCCGGGTGATCGCCGTGGTCGGCGTGGTGCCGCTGCTGTCGCCGGTGCTCGGCCCGCTGGCCGGCGGCTCGATCCTCGGCGTGGCGGACTGGCCGTGGCTGTTCTACGTCAACGTGCCGATCGGGCTGGTGGCGATCCTGCTGGCCCGCCGGCACGTGGCCGCGGCGGCCCCCGGTTCGCGGGACGTGCCGTTCGACCTGCGCGGCGCGCTGCTGCTGTCGCCCGGCTTGGCCGTGCTGGTGTTCGGCCTCACCGAGGTCAACGGCAACGCGCCCGCGGTGGCCGCGGGCGCCGTGGTGGTCGGCCTCGGGATGCTGGTCGCCTTCGTCGTGCACGGCCTGCGGACCACCCGGACGCCGCTGGTCGACCCGCGGCTGTTCACCCGACCCCCGTTCGGCGTCGCGGCGCTGGCCCTGGCGGTGCTCGGCGCGTCGGTCTTCGGCGCGATGTTCCTGCTGCCCCTGTACTTCCAGACCGGTCGCGGCCTGACGGCGTGGGAGGCCGGGCTGCTGCTCGCGCCCCAGGGCGTCGGCGCGGCGGTGGCCTCGGTGTTCGTCAGCCGCGCGATCAACGCCGTCGCACCGCGCACCCTGGTGCTGACCGGCATCGCCCTGGTCGCGGTCGGCACGGCGCCGTTCACCCAGCTCGGGCACGCGCTGCCCGACGCGGTGATCGTCGCCTCGCTGCTGGTGCGCGGCCTGGGCGCGGCGATGATCGGCGCGCCGGTGATGAACATCGTCTACAGCCGGATCGAACCCTCGCACCTCCCGCGCGCGTCCAGCGCGCTGAACCTGCTCAACACCGTCGGCGGCTCGATCGGCACGGCGATCCTCGCGGTCGTCCTGCAGGACCGGTTGGCCGCCAACGGGTCCGACGTCACCGCGGCGTTCGCCGACACGTTCTGGTGGGTCCTCGGCCTGGCGCTCGTCGCCGTCCTCGGCGCGACCAGGCTGCCCCGCCACCGGCGACCCGCCGCTCACGAGAAGGGGTCGGCAGATGCCTGA